The following nucleotide sequence is from Azospirillum brasilense.
TCGATGGCCGACAGGTCGGGGGCCGGTCCGGCGACCGGATGCTCCCACTCCGCCCGGCCAAGCTCGCCGCGCTCCGGCGCGCCCTTGACGGTCTGGAGGAACTGGTTGCCGACCTTGCGCACGCGCAACGTCACCAGACGCCCGGCCAGACGCCGGTCGGCGGTGTCGTAATAGGTGCTTTCCAGGGTCTTGGTGCCGGCTTTTCCCTTGGCGCGGGATGCGACCGTCGGGCAGGACCGGAGCTTCGCCATGTCTTCGGCCCTGACGGCCAGCTTCAGCTCGGTTTCCCGGTTGGACTCCGCTTCGACCACCATTCGTGCCCCGTCGTTTCCGGTGGGTCCCCGTTTTGCACAGGCCCCAGCCACGGTCAAGTTACAGAACCATGACGCTTTTGTTGCAGTCCCCGCAATCAGGGGTCCGTCTTTTCCAACACCAGGAGCTTGGACATGTAGGCGAGCGACGTCTCGCGCAGGCGCAGCCCGGCAGCGGCGAACAGGGAGGGCAGGTCGTCGCGGGCGTAATGGGCGTAGAAGGGCTCGTGGAAGGACTGCGGAAAGCGGTCGATCAGCCCGTCCATCATCGGGTTGTCGCCGTACTGCACGCTGTCCATGAAGACAAGGATGCCGCCGGGCTTCAGCACGCGGGCCATCTCGGCGGCGGCCTGGGCGCGGATCTTCGGCGGCAGTTCGTGGAACAGGTAGATGCAGGTCACGATGTCCTGCGACCCGGTGGCGAGAGGGACCGCCTCGGCCGCCGCTTGGACCAACGCGCTGCTGCGCGCCCAGGGGGCGAGGTTGCGCCGCGCCTCGCGCAGATAGGCCGGGGAGAGGTCGAGCGCGGTCACCGGCAGGCGCGGGTGGTTGTCCTTCACGAAGGTCAGGAAGCGCCCCGTCCCGGCGGCCACGTCGAGCAAGCGGCAATCCGCGCTGCGGCGCGTTTTCAAATGCTCGAAGATCGGCACCAGGACCTGACGGCGCATGGCGTCGGCGCCGCCGCCGAACAGCACCTCCACCTGATGGTCGTAGAGGCGGGCGCTGTCCTCCGTCAGGTAGCCGCCGGTCTGGTAATGGAAGTTCTGGCGGTAGTAGGCGGGCAGCCCCCCGCTGCCGGGCGGCGGGTCGGCGCGCACCTCGACCGCCGCGTGGTCGCGGCGGCGGCGCGACACCTCCGGCACGTCGCGGAAGAAGGCCGCGGCGTCGGCCAGCAGCCGGCGCGGGTCGGGCATCAGGTCGTGCGGCAGGCGGTAGTAGCCCGCCTCGATGTT
It contains:
- a CDS encoding class I SAM-dependent methyltransferase, with amino-acid sequence MNRIIPPSSARPVPRLAPRLAYAASQSARVAWFLGQYMMAARIGRRITGPPRTTPPGGRPVPGTRAILEELRALLARDLANIEAGYYRLPHDLMPDPRRLLADAAAFFRDVPEVSRRRRDHAAVEVRADPPPGSGGLPAYYRQNFHYQTGGYLTEDSARLYDHQVEVLFGGGADAMRRQVLVPIFEHLKTRRSADCRLLDVAAGTGRFLTFVKDNHPRLPVTALDLSPAYLREARRNLAPWARSSALVQAAAEAVPLATGSQDIVTCIYLFHELPPKIRAQAAAEMARVLKPGGILVFMDSVQYGDNPMMDGLIDRFPQSFHEPFYAHYARDDLPSLFAAAGLRLRETSLAYMSKLLVLEKTDP